A portion of the Pseudoxanthomonas sp. JBR18 genome contains these proteins:
- a CDS encoding TetR/AcrR family transcriptional regulator yields MNTPAVPTRSSTSTRAPRLSADDWAQAALDLVAEQGVAAVAVEPLARRLGVTKGSFYWHFPSRDALLQAALERWETVEQESVFGSLEVVPDPRERLRQLFLLVAHEAKSHIIYSELLKALDHPAVQPVIQRVSQRRMDYLVASFRQAGLGRTDAQHRARLAYAAYVGFLQLSLQLHQPRMQHEEFDDYVNHVIAALIPC; encoded by the coding sequence ATGAACACACCTGCCGTGCCGACCCGGTCTTCCACTTCCACCCGCGCGCCTCGACTGAGCGCCGACGACTGGGCTCAGGCGGCGCTGGATCTGGTGGCCGAACAAGGGGTCGCGGCCGTCGCGGTCGAGCCGCTCGCGCGGCGTCTCGGCGTCACCAAGGGCAGCTTCTACTGGCACTTCCCCTCGCGCGACGCGCTCCTGCAGGCAGCGCTGGAACGCTGGGAGACGGTCGAGCAGGAGAGTGTGTTCGGCAGCCTTGAGGTCGTGCCCGATCCGCGCGAGCGCCTGCGTCAGCTGTTCCTGCTGGTGGCGCATGAGGCCAAGTCACACATTATCTATAGTGAGCTGCTCAAGGCCCTGGACCACCCGGCCGTCCAGCCTGTCATCCAGCGTGTGTCCCAGCGCCGCATGGACTACCTGGTGGCCTCCTTCCGGCAGGCTGGCCTTGGTCGCACAGACGCCCAGCACCGGGCCCGCTTGGCGTATGCGGCCTATGTTGGCTTCCTGCAACTCTCCCTACAGCTCCACCAGCCACGCATGCAACATGAAGAGTTCGACGACTACGTCAACCACGTGATCGCGGCGCTGATTCCCTGCTGA